CAAATCACTCCCCCAAATACCTCACAATACAATCAATAAACTCTTCATATGATACCTAAAAGAGtgacaaaataaccaaaagaaAATACAACAAAATAGTCAACAAAGACACTCCAAAACTGCTCTTGATGTGCAGCACAAAATAACCTATTTATAGGTCTCTTCAAGCAGTCAGTCAACCATGCTTTGATAGGCTTTAACCTTCTTTAAATCAATAGATAAATCCTTGAAAAACTACATtgaataaatatgatatttatcTCTAAAAATTTCTCTTTAATCGTCAAGATATAATAAGATTTCCATgctaatcaaatcaactcatgcTTCTAGTTTTGTCAAATATGTCACAGTCAAGTGGACCAAATTCAACTTAACCGAAAACTGTACAAGGCCCAACACGATGGCCCAAGCAAAGAAACAGTTTTATTATAATAGGACATGGAACAAGCAGCAACAACTTTCCcaacaaaaacttaaaaatttccaAAGCCTCGCATTtaagaaaattttatgaaataataataaaaaagcaaCATGGCAGAAACAAGTCCAAAACCTCATCATTTGACATGAACAAGTGACTACTACATATTGTAACCCCCCCCCCCCTCTCCCATTTTAGAGTAGAAAAAGAATAGGGAGGTCAAGGCTTTCCTGTTTTTGAATTGAACAACAATTAATTTTTGTAATCAATTCACTTCTATATCGATTAGCAAATTAACAAGGACTCAACCCCCCAAAAAAACACCATTTTCAAAAACACCAAGCAATGGCAATTAGCATGCATGGTGCATACTTTGACTAATTAATCGATTATCATACAAAATAACCTCATAATTTATGCCCATTACAGCTTCAGAATTTAATACAAGCTTTTTTTCCAGTGttaattttaaaactaaaactaaaaagcATCAGCATTTTTGCTTCTAGTGATAGAAGAAGACTCGAGACAAATAATTAAAGCACTTCACATATCAAAACAAAAGTTAAGCTAATCTCTACAATAACCCCAAAACAAGAAAGTGCAAATAAAGTGATAAGAAAAAGTCAATTAAGACAAAATCAACAATTAAGTGGAGGTTCCACAAAGAACTAATTCATTACCAGTTACCACTTTGTGAGTTGTGACCAAAGAAGACTGCTGGTGCCCCAGCCAAAGATATGGCTACTTTtctattattttaaatgattttttcttACCATtctacttaattttttttattgatcAAGACAAAGAAGTTGGTGGAAATTTGAGTATATTATCTACATTGCCTTAGTCACACTATTAAGTACGAGCTAAACCATATTTTCTTTTTAATCAATGTAATCATTACTCAAGGAAAATTTAAAGGGAAAAAAACTtgataaataaaacatatttcaAAGTTCTAGAAATTTTATTACCTTCTCCTTTTTTGCAATAAAAGAGAATTGAATTGAGAAAGAGCTCCAGCAATGGAGGTGAAGAGGAAGCGGTTAGCTAGATAGCAATGGCTTTTGTAAATACTTTTAAAGTTTTGCGGTTGTACTCCACTATTCCGCTAAAACATCAACAGCTTCCCTGCTGATAAAAATTTCAGAATCTGAAAAAATTAAGAGATAAAGGAGAAGAACCTTAATACGACATTTCATGCATGCTTCCGTCGCCCAATTTCTCCAACTCTTCTTGTGAGAGTAAAGTCTTCTTGTCACTGCTACCAGTCTTGTCATATGGTTGAGCCATTTTTTTTAGGAACTGCACTCCCAAGGAAAAAGAGAGCAAAACTTAGGAAACCGATCACAATGATCAGATATGAGAGCCATAGCTCATTAACTTCTCATATGGTAATTCTGATATTTAAATATCGAAAATATTAATACTTTGTATCATCATATATAAACAAAGAAAAACTGATACAAAAATCAACCTTCTCCAGGGTCTATGATCTATACATGATTTCAATCCAAGCACACAAGTCCGTAACAGACAAAATATGCTTTTTCGTATCAAAAGAACAGTCAGAAGGGTCTCAACTTATAATCTTACCACCTCAATGATTCATATAAAAGTAATTTTCTAAGGGAATTCAAATTACTTCAAAAGTCAAAACACCTCCATTTCATTACTATATCCTTGATTTATATATACAACTAACCGTTGGAGAAAACCTTGACTATACTTTTGTTTATATATACAACTAATCATGTTATAGTCTAGAAGGCATTTATCTTTTTTATCCCAAGTGTTCACAAAATTTTCAAGGATAAATGGAAGGACACACCTCTCTTGCTATATGCAGAGCCATGTCAGTGCTCAAATTCAGGTTTGCATCTTGTAAATGAGACAGTATCCAACTTGGCAATTTTGAGCGCTTGTCATGTCGGCTATACCTGCATTAATTAAAAAATCAACTAATAAATCAGAAGTCCAATTGAGCATGAAAATAGGAAAATTTTCAGGACATGGCattattaacaaataaaagatgaGTAAGATACAGAAAAATCACCATGAACAGTCTAGAAGGCTCAAAATGTCATCTTACAGAACTCTAGCAAAGCTTTCTTATTGACTCCTTACTATACTAGCTAAAAATATGCAAGATGCCAAAAAGAAATAGATTCAATAAAGAAATACCAAACTCTCAGCCCCCTTTTTAATAGCCCTTAACAAGCAATTAACAGAATAACAGCttccaaaaatttcaaacataggaTGTTTATTTCCAGCCATAAAATTAAGACAAACAATAAAAGCCATAAGTTCAAATACTTTGTGCAGGTAAATGAAAAAGGCAATTATTCTAGCCCAAGGACACAACTTCTAATTTCAATATACAGGAAAAAGAGCAGGGAGATATATAAACCTCTTATCAGCAAATATCATCATCCCATAATCAGCCTTTGAACGGATAACTCGGCCCACACATTGAGCAGCTTGCCTCTGCTTAATAAAGTCCCATGGTCAAGAAAACAGGTGTCACAATTCATGATTACATGTTAAGGAATGCAAGTCTTTTTTTTTTGGTGACGAAGATGGGTTTAGAATCATACCAAGGCGTCAAAAGTAAGAAAATCTCCTTCCTTTATCTGGAATGTGTCTCGTAAGTACTCCAACCTTGCCAGCAATATCCTGAAAGAAAACCGAAGTTTATTGACATGCAAACATGGAAAGTCTAACTTATGCTACTTCATTAATAGAAAACTATTGTAACTATAGATTGCCTATGCCTACAAAGTGCAATAAGCAAAATGGAAACTGGAAAGGTAATTAAATGATTTGATTTCACTCACTTGCTCAACGTATACTGGAAAGGTAATTAAATGATTCGATTTCACTCACTTGCTCAACGTATACTGGAAAGGAACACCAATCATGATTACTAGTCTGCCATAATGTCGATCAAAATCTATACCTTCAGCAACCTTTCCTCTGCAACATACATGAGAATTCCAAGTAAtttcattaaaatgtgaaaaattaCGTCCCCTCTCTTTATACTAGATATACTGCTAGTATGAAGACATCATGATGAAGACAACCGGTTTTGGCTAAGTGGAACCAAAGACAGAAACAACTTAGAATGGCCTTAACAATCTAGTGACTCTAAGCCCATGACCCTGTCTAACTACCACCGTATATAGCACACTCTACTAACAAAGATTAAAATTACACATTTCATTATCAATAGTACCTGGCAACAGAAAAAAATACTGCACCTCTTCCACTGTCACAAGCCCTGCGATAATTGTCCAGAGCCAATGTCGTTTCTACAACATCTTGCGTCTCAATGAAGACAAGCTTATGTAGCATTATTTCCTACAAGAGATGGATTAATAACATTTCATCTGGAAAACGATATATATCTACTTTCAGTACAAATATAAGGTTATTCACAAGAACCAGTCCTATATATAGGAGGCAAgggaaaaaaatgaaagaaaataaagaagggTAGAAGCCAGAAGGGAGTGAAAATTGCCCAAATTCTTTGCACATAAAATAGAGACAAAATATCCTCACCTTCAGAATCCCACTGTCATTCCAAGTGTTAATAATTCCATCCATGTATGAATAACTGACGAAAAAACAGACAATTCCATCAGGGACAACAGAGACCATCTCCAACAAGAGCTTCCCATAATTCCTCACGACACCAGGATCACTTCTCATATCAAATTTGGTACTAACAGGAAGTTGATCGCTGCAAGAACTAGCTAAATGGTAATTGACGCAAAATGACTATATTTATGAGGCTTCAATATCTTACAAGTTACAATTTTGTAAGTTCAAGGTAAAGACTAAAATATGCCTACCTTCCTCGTGTGAGAACCATTGGGCATATGCAATCTCTAGTCAAGGACATTGTAAAGCTACGACTAACAACTGGATGAAAGTTAAGAAGGCGAGGGTACAGATCAATTGGGCTGAGTGTGCCAGATGTAATAAGAACTGATTGGAATCGATCAAAAACAGGCTTTATGGCAAGTGAAGCATCATGACAGCTAAGCTGGAATGCCAAATCATGAAGTTTAGTAATATTAGAAGACTAAATAATATCAGATATTAATAATATTCTAAGTGAAAAATTGTGTAGAATACATTGGAATGCAAGCACTAGGAAAACCATTAAATTAGATTGCAGTGTGAAACAGAGGCATATAATGATGTCAACATGGAAAACGAATCATCAAAATGACCATATCTGACAAATAGATGTTATGAAATTAAAGATCCTATACATAAAAACTAATAACAATGAAAATTtatcttcttcattttcttcccctaCAAAACAACACAGAGATGAAGCTTCCAAACGCAGGGTCTCAATTAAAAGGGGATTTTGGAAATTATCACAGGGACATGTTAATGGTAGGAAAAAACCCTTATGTTATTTCCATGGATATGGAAGTTTGCCAACATACTCAAATCACTAATttagaaaagaagaagaataacTAAGACCAACCTGCAAGACAGGATCTGGAATATGTGGCATCCTTTCATCAAAGGGTTCAATAATAATTGAAAACCCACGACCATAAGTGCCTACAAGAGTTGCAAAGTCACATATTGTTTGGATGTGTAAGAACTCATCTGTGTCAGTTATTTCTAGGGTCAACATGAGTGAATGCAAACGATCATAACAAAACTTCAATGTTTTCTGGTCAATTCCAGCATGACTACTGAGAGAGGCAACAAAACCAACTGGGCTTTCTTTCTCAACATTCTCAGTGTCTAGTCTACCACTTAGATACTGAACCAATCTACGTAGAACATGCAAGAAGTGCTCAGCTCGACGGATATTTCCAGGTACAGCTTCCTTTAGAATATCATCCGGTAAGGCAGGATTTGAAAGCCAGTTGTCAGTGACTGCattgtaaaatagtaaaattgatGGTGTGCGACTATCATCAAAGCAAAGAAAAAGTGATGAAGACATTTAGAGAAAAAGAACTTTCCACATACTAGGTAGGTTTCCTCTCAGCGCCAAACCCTCCACAAGTCGGTTGTATTCAGCACGAAGTATGCTTGCATCAGTGGCCTTGAACCTTCCTACCATGATCCAATTCAGAAATTGACAACGGTACAATCCTCAAGAACTAATCTAAAAGCTGCGCCAAAATATTTATGGAGAACTACTTGAGGCATAAAGAATCCTACTAAAAGAATACATACCTATCAATCTCTTGACTTATCCTACTAAGATTCCTTGTCGCTCCTTCAAGTGTCTGTCTCCTAACACTAACACTAAGTGCTTCAATACACACATTGTCAATATTATGAGCCTCATCAAAGACCACAACGGACTCTTTCTGCATTTCCTTTGATATGATTCCAGCCACCTTTGGATCAAGCAAATATTGATAACTATAAACAACCACATTTGCAAACTGTACCATATGTCTAGCCAAAAAGTACGGACACCACCCTTTCTCCTTCCCAAAGGCCCTCAACTCCTAAAAGAACAGTGCCAAAAACAGAGATTACAAAAATGTTAGATCAGTTATAACATAATCAGTCCAGTATAAAGATAAAATCATTCCTTTTGTCgttaaaatttgtgtttcttTTAGTTTTTAACTTCAAactaatattataacataaacaCTTTATTCTTTGCTTTTTAAATTGTTGCGCATTTTGCTTTCTACTTCCGGATGCAAACAACCAAAACGCTACCTAAATAAACTTCAAAACTCGGTTCACAAATGGAAATCGAAACTCAAATTATACACTGGTTATATTAAAATACCTGAAGGGTATAAACTCCGGGTGGCAACACGGCGGCAGAAGCGGCCTTCTCATAATTCTCAAAAAACTCACACATAGCCACATCGGGATTCTCCGACGCCAAAGCTCGAACCCAACTCGCTGTCAACTTCCTACACCCAGCATCCACTGAATCACGGTTCTCCGCGGCAACAACCGTTGGGTTGACGCACAAGTTCTTCCTGGAGGAAAGCCCGATAGCAAGAATCCTAGCTTGGGGTCCCAAATGTTTAATCTGGTAATTATGCAAAATCTTTAATTCGGCCAGGGTTTTTTCCATCTCGTGGACAGTGCGTGTACAGTAAATGAGCTTCATGGGGCTTTGAGGTTTGGAAAGACAGTAGCTGGTGATGAGTGATAGTAAGGCAATGGTTTTTCCGGTTCCGGTAGGCATTTCGAGAAGGCAATGTCCTTTGGCATCTAAGGTTCGTTTCAGTTCGATCATGTAACAGTACTGTTCCGGGTAAATGTGATCATAAGGGAAGTAGACGGTGACGTCTTCGATTTGGAACTTCATGGTTTTCTGTCAAgtaatatttatggatttattcggATTCAAACAAGGTAGATAGTTTAAGGTTCAGAGGGTTGCAGAAAGAACGAAGATTGAGAGTTCATTCACTTCGACCTTCGGCTTCATTGGTCGTTCATCTGTTCTGGTTTGAGTTGAGTTGCTTAACTTCTCAAATAACAGAAAATTCCGGTGGACCAATAGCTAGCCCGAGACTTATGCTTCACTTCAGCACTGGGCCCCTGGCCTTTTAACTGCCGAGCCATTCCTGCCCCACCCCAAcaacccccccccaaaaaaaaaaaaagtatttgaCTTTGCCCTTTTCCCAACCTAAATATAAAAGGGTTAATACACTATTTGGGACCTTAACTTGGCAATTGTTCCCATATTAGagcttgaattttttttcaagttagtccctaaacttaaaaATTATTCTGACATTGCTATTATACTTTTTTATTGTTCAAGTTAGTCCCTAAACTTGATAATTATTCCCACATCAAATCAAGGTCTAAACTTTTTTTATCCAAGTTAGTCCTTGATATTTTGTTAAAAAAGGTTGGACCAAAAAATTTTTTCAAACCCCAATATAGAAACAATTGTCAAATTTAAAGACTAAAACTTCAAACCCCAATGTGAAAAGAGTTATCTAATTCAGACCTAAATTTGGTAACAAATGTCAAGTTCAAGAactaatttagataaaaaaaaatgtTCTAGCCCAACGTAAAACATATTGCCAAGTTCAGCCCCAAACAGTGTACAAACCCACTTAAAAACCTTTTAAATTTGAGAGTAGATGTTGATTAGGTTTCATTGTCATTGTCTCTCAACATCCTCGTTGCACAAATGTTTCAAATCTTGGTTTTCTATGCTTTAACCTTTGTAACCGAAAGAAATATTTTGGTTATGTATTCGTCAAATAAATTGCCTTTGCATAATTATATTCAAGTAATGCTTAACTTTCCAGATTCTAGGGAGCTACAAAACGAAGGAGTCAAGAAGACAGTATAACATACAAAGTTGAAGTTCAGATTGCAGGTTATAAAGCTGAAGTTGAGTGCAGTAATCGGCCATTTACAACCACAGCCATCAAACTTGCAGCTTTGTCAATCAATTAGTACGAACTCTTATCTCTATGCATATAGAAAGTATAACAAGCCTCTTAATGAGACAGGAAGACAGCATTTCATCATGGGTCAATGAACCTCTCATTCTTCTTCTGGTGTCTTGAATGCTATGCCTTTTATTGCATGCCGACACTGAAACCTGTAAAGAATGAAATAGGTAATAAGCAACGTTGGGACAACCTCAATTCATACACTTCCGTGAAATCCTCCTCTAAGATAATTTGATTAAGGCTCGCTTCCAAGTTAAGCAACCTTCAACAAGGTAACCAGCTGCTAGGTTTTCTTGTAAATGTGTGCAAGAGAACATCAATACAAATACTGATAGTCACTTAAAAT
Above is a genomic segment from Gossypium arboreum isolate Shixiya-1 chromosome 8, ASM2569848v2, whole genome shotgun sequence containing:
- the LOC108469451 gene encoding general transcription and DNA repair factor IIH helicase subunit XPD, yielding MKFQIEDVTVYFPYDHIYPEQYCYMIELKRTLDAKGHCLLEMPTGTGKTIALLSLITSYCLSKPQSPMKLIYCTRTVHEMEKTLAELKILHNYQIKHLGPQARILAIGLSSRKNLCVNPTVVAAENRDSVDAGCRKLTASWVRALASENPDVAMCEFFENYEKAASAAVLPPGVYTLQELRAFGKEKGWCPYFLARHMVQFANVVVYSYQYLLDPKVAGIISKEMQKESVVVFDEAHNIDNVCIEALSVSVRRQTLEGATRNLSRISQEIDRFKATDASILRAEYNRLVEGLALRGNLPITDNWLSNPALPDDILKEAVPGNIRRAEHFLHVLRRLVQYLSGRLDTENVEKESPVGFVASLSSHAGIDQKTLKFCYDRLHSLMLTLEITDTDEFLHIQTICDFATLVGTYGRGFSIIIEPFDERMPHIPDPVLQLSCHDASLAIKPVFDRFQSVLITSGTLSPIDLYPRLLNFHPVVSRSFTMSLTRDCICPMVLTRGSDQLPVSTKFDMRSDPGVVRNYGKLLLEMVSVVPDGIVCFFVSYSYMDGIINTWNDSGILKEIMLHKLVFIETQDVVETTLALDNYRRACDSGRGAVFFSVARGKVAEGIDFDRHYGRLVIMIGVPFQYTLSKILLARLEYLRDTFQIKEGDFLTFDALRQAAQCVGRVIRSKADYGMMIFADKRYSRHDKRSKLPSWILSHLQDANLNLSTDMALHIAREFLKKMAQPYDKTGSSDKKTLLSQEELEKLGDGSMHEMSY